A region from the Ignavibacteria bacterium genome encodes:
- a CDS encoding class I SAM-dependent methyltransferase: protein MCSHVPDTNFSYYTKHLSAENLQRVYEIAPPRVQQYFDAEIHYLLSKITANDVVLELGCGYGRIIPTLANKAKFVVGIDTSLQSLLLGQQFLRNVSNSLLFQMNATKLDFLSHTFDVVVCIQNGISAFHVNQHELIKESIRVTKPGGKIFFSSYSEKFWDHRLHWFRLQEREGLIGEIDEEHTMNGMIVCKDGFTATTVNEKNFLGLVSEFNVSVNISEVDESVIFCEMDVR, encoded by the coding sequence ATATGTTCACACGTGCCTGATACGAATTTTTCTTACTACACAAAACATCTTTCTGCTGAAAATTTACAACGCGTTTATGAAATTGCTCCACCCCGCGTTCAACAATATTTTGATGCAGAAATACATTACCTTCTTTCAAAAATAACTGCAAACGATGTAGTTTTGGAATTGGGTTGCGGCTATGGTCGTATCATTCCGACGTTGGCGAACAAAGCAAAATTTGTCGTTGGCATTGATACATCGTTGCAGAGTTTACTCCTTGGTCAGCAGTTTCTTCGCAATGTTTCAAATAGCCTTCTATTTCAAATGAATGCAACAAAACTTGATTTTCTTTCTCACACATTTGATGTTGTCGTTTGTATTCAAAACGGAATTTCTGCATTTCACGTCAATCAACACGAATTAATCAAAGAAAGTATTCGCGTAACAAAACCCGGTGGAAAAATTTTCTTTTCAAGTTATTCCGAAAAATTTTGGGACCATCGGCTTCATTGGTTTCGGTTGCAAGAGAGGGAAGGACTTATTGGTGAAATTGATGAAGAACATACAATGAATGGCATGATTGTTTGCAAAGATGGGTTTACGGCAACGACAGTGAATGAAAAAAATTTCCTTGGTTTGGTTTCTGAGTTCAATGTAAGCGTAAACATTTCAGAAGTAGATGAATCAGTAATCTTTTGTGAAATGGACGTTCGTTGA
- a CDS encoding phosphatase PAP2 family protein, which translates to MFDLLLSFDREIFYFFNSTFTFLPFDSLMPFLTDYHKNTYIICGILLLLIYLFWKGEKNIRVAILLVIPTLIISDQLSSTVLKHFFERQRPCIALENVRLLVTCGSGFSFPSSHAVNNFAVATLFGAFFKQHRWKYFAFTSIIAYSRVYVGVHYPSDIFAGAIIGVCCGLGVYKSWKFFSIKFQHTESLPL; encoded by the coding sequence ATGTTCGATTTATTACTTTCTTTCGATCGGGAAATTTTTTATTTCTTCAATTCCACATTTACGTTCCTTCCATTCGATTCACTGATGCCTTTCTTAACGGATTACCACAAGAACACATATATTATTTGTGGTATTCTTCTTCTTCTCATTTATCTTTTTTGGAAAGGAGAAAAAAATATCCGTGTTGCAATTCTGCTCGTCATTCCCACACTTATTATTTCTGACCAACTCAGCAGTACCGTGTTGAAGCATTTCTTTGAACGCCAACGACCGTGTATCGCATTGGAAAACGTTCGATTGCTTGTAACTTGCGGCAGCGGATTTTCATTTCCTTCATCGCACGCAGTTAATAATTTTGCGGTTGCAACATTATTCGGTGCGTTCTTCAAGCAACATCGTTGGAAATATTTTGCCTTTACCAGCATCATTGCATACTCTCGTGTCTATGTTGGCGTGCATTATCCTTCTGATATTTTTGCTGGAGCAATCATCGGTGTTTGCTGTGGTTTGGGAGTTTATAAAAGTTGGAAATTTTTCTCTATAAAATTTCAACACACTGAATCACTTCCGTTATGA
- a CDS encoding aminotransferase class I/II-fold pyridoxal phosphate-dependent enzyme, whose product MHQTFIDLRSDTVTKPSFAMRDAMAKAEVGDDVFGDDPTVLLLQKHVADLLGKDAALFFPSGTMSNQVCIKCHTEPSDEIICEEGAHIFNYETGGPAFLSGVLVKTLKGIRGVFTAEQIKQVIRPRAYYMPVTKLIVIENTHNRAGGTIFPLEEIKKIRELAVSEGIRLHLDGARLWNAFVSTGIHPKEYASYFDSVSVCLSKGLGAPVGSVCASDRMLVERARKFRKIFGGGMRQAGILAAAGIYALQNNITRLKKDHEKAQLFAQTVAKIPGMYIDLESVQTNIVIIEVDKTGKSPNEVLAMLKENNVLLTPGNWNSIRAVFHLDVSMEETQQASRVFYELFK is encoded by the coding sequence ATGCATCAAACATTTATTGACTTACGAAGCGATACAGTTACAAAACCTTCTTTTGCGATGCGCGATGCAATGGCAAAAGCGGAAGTAGGCGACGACGTATTCGGTGATGACCCAACTGTTCTTCTTTTGCAAAAACACGTTGCAGATTTACTCGGAAAAGACGCGGCGTTGTTTTTTCCGTCGGGAACAATGAGCAATCAAGTGTGCATCAAGTGCCACACGGAACCAAGTGATGAAATTATTTGCGAAGAAGGTGCGCATATTTTTAATTATGAAACTGGCGGACCTGCGTTTCTTTCCGGCGTTCTTGTCAAAACATTGAAAGGAATTCGCGGCGTATTTACTGCCGAACAAATCAAACAAGTCATTCGTCCGCGAGCGTATTATATGCCAGTAACAAAATTGATTGTTATTGAGAATACACACAACCGCGCGGGCGGAACAATTTTTCCACTCGAAGAAATAAAAAAGATTCGAGAACTTGCGGTGAGTGAAGGAATACGTTTGCATCTCGACGGAGCGCGTTTATGGAATGCGTTTGTCTCGACAGGAATTCATCCGAAAGAGTACGCATCGTATTTCGATTCTGTTTCAGTGTGTTTATCGAAAGGGCTTGGTGCGCCGGTTGGTTCGGTTTGCGCAAGCGATAGAATGCTGGTTGAACGCGCAAGAAAGTTCAGAAAAATTTTTGGCGGTGGAATGAGACAAGCAGGAATTCTCGCAGCAGCAGGAATTTATGCATTGCAAAATAATATTACGCGATTGAAAAAAGACCACGAGAAAGCACAACTCTTCGCACAAACAGTTGCAAAAATTCCCGGTATGTATATTGACTTGGAATCTGTTCAAACAAATATCGTTATCATCGAAGTTGATAAAACAGGAAAATCCCCGAATGAGGTGTTAGCAATGTTGAAGGAAAACAATGTGCTTCTCACGCCGGGAAATTGGAACAGTATTCGCGCCGTATTTCATCTTGATGTATCAATGGAAGAAACACAACAAGCATCGCGAGTTTTTTATGAACTCTTCAAGTAG
- a CDS encoding TonB-dependent receptor translates to MRQLFYLYLIFLSLSFTSNSQERFGDISGKIFDVKTLEPIPSANIFLVEKPELGTSSNLDGVFLLKTIPVGTYSLKISALGYSSQIVTNTVVVTGRATPITIKLEEKSIEMQTVTAEATYFSRAQQMSPVSSSVFVRAEVLRSPGGIQDVQRVAQSLPGVASSTDNINELIVRGGAPFENLTILDQMEIPSINHYSNQFNSAGPINMVNADMIEDVQFSSGGFPAQYGDKTSSVMNLTVREGDKKKSFASNTAMNMAGLGMLIEGGFANEKGSYIFSIRNSLLEVIDKAVGISKISLTAIPKYWDMQSKLTYDFSQSQKLIFNVLYGDSRINFVGDPKLQDTLRRNVLDSSSVETLYPVTKQYAVGLSLRSLFGKEGYSMFTLYSSGTSTDITVQEDFAVRQRDANGDVNSYTILNTQKVFANNMFESFLGAKYELFYQPHPLHSLSLGGQIQTAQKWRDDLFFGGDTSRYDFDNDGIFETGPIAVNAATFLQHFKFGDASKYYLFASDKYLLTSSFAFTLGFRYDHFTYAGKGAFSPRASLSYQFIPSISTATFAVGEYAQVHPLPFYGDRFHIGFNRNLDYMKATHYVLGYEHILGEGFKFSVETYYKNYRNIAVSEEFIYQAAETVRTDKIHTIGKRHSYGTELFLEQKQVADYFGTLSVSFSKTEMKDSRIPPMKRWYTSEFDYPVILTALGGKVVKGVRDWCDNAPFYIKYPSYIFPFSNEMEISFKFRYQSGRPYTPLEYVLWKQNREGGVHWSPGAWVSSKKENSVRYPDYSRLDFQWLSRYNHSGYNINVYIAMMNIFNTKNVFYENHRSDGTIETVYQFAFFPVAGVEVEF, encoded by the coding sequence ATGAGGCAATTATTCTATCTCTATCTAATCTTCCTATCACTTTCATTTACCTCTAATTCCCAGGAACGTTTCGGCGACATTTCCGGAAAAATTTTCGACGTTAAAACATTAGAGCCGATTCCTTCAGCAAATATTTTCCTTGTTGAAAAACCTGAGCTCGGAACTTCTTCCAATCTCGACGGTGTATTTCTATTGAAAACCATTCCTGTTGGAACATACAGTTTGAAAATTTCTGCCTTAGGTTATAGTTCGCAAATTGTTACCAATACTGTTGTTGTAACAGGTCGCGCAACTCCGATTACCATTAAACTTGAAGAGAAATCCATAGAAATGCAAACAGTTACAGCAGAAGCGACATATTTCAGCAGAGCGCAACAGATGAGTCCCGTAAGTTCAAGCGTGTTTGTTCGCGCGGAAGTGTTGCGTTCTCCCGGTGGAATTCAAGATGTGCAGCGAGTTGCGCAATCGCTTCCCGGTGTTGCGAGTTCAACGGATAACATTAACGAACTCATTGTACGAGGAGGCGCACCGTTCGAAAATCTTACGATTCTTGACCAAATGGAAATTCCTTCCATCAATCATTACTCGAATCAATTTAATTCCGCTGGTCCCATCAATATGGTGAACGCCGATATGATTGAAGATGTGCAATTTTCTTCGGGAGGATTTCCTGCGCAATACGGCGATAAAACTTCCTCCGTTATGAATTTAACGGTGCGCGAAGGTGATAAAAAGAAATCGTTCGCTTCCAATACGGCAATGAATATGGCAGGGCTCGGAATGCTGATCGAAGGAGGTTTTGCAAACGAAAAAGGTTCATACATTTTTTCTATTCGCAATAGTTTGCTCGAAGTTATTGATAAGGCAGTTGGTATTTCAAAAATTTCGCTTACCGCCATTCCGAAATATTGGGATATGCAATCAAAATTGACGTACGATTTTTCGCAATCGCAAAAACTGATATTCAATGTTTTGTATGGAGATAGCCGCATCAATTTTGTTGGAGACCCGAAGTTGCAAGATACGTTACGCCGTAACGTTCTCGATTCATCATCGGTTGAAACGCTTTATCCTGTTACAAAACAATACGCCGTAGGATTGAGTCTTCGTAGTTTGTTCGGAAAAGAAGGATACTCGATGTTCACACTTTATTCATCGGGAACAAGCACTGATATAACCGTGCAGGAAGATTTTGCAGTTCGTCAACGCGATGCAAACGGCGATGTCAATTCGTACACCATTCTCAACACTCAAAAAGTTTTTGCCAATAATATGTTCGAATCATTTCTCGGTGCAAAGTACGAATTGTTTTACCAACCACATCCACTTCATTCACTTTCACTCGGAGGACAAATTCAAACAGCGCAAAAGTGGAGAGACGATTTATTTTTCGGAGGAGATACGTCGCGTTACGATTTTGACAACGATGGAATTTTTGAAACAGGTCCGATTGCTGTAAATGCGGCAACGTTTTTGCAGCATTTCAAATTCGGCGATGCGAGTAAATACTATCTGTTTGCAAGTGATAAATATTTACTGACTTCTTCATTCGCATTTACTTTAGGTTTTCGGTACGACCATTTTACGTACGCGGGCAAAGGTGCATTTTCTCCTCGAGCAAGTTTATCGTATCAATTTATTCCATCAATTAGTACTGCAACATTTGCAGTCGGTGAATATGCGCAGGTTCATCCGCTCCCCTTTTACGGCGACAGATTTCATATCGGATTCAATCGCAATCTCGATTATATGAAAGCGACGCATTATGTTCTCGGTTACGAACATATTCTCGGTGAAGGTTTCAAATTCAGCGTAGAAACGTATTACAAAAATTATCGCAACATTGCGGTGAGTGAAGAATTTATTTATCAAGCAGCAGAAACGGTTCGCACCGATAAAATTCACACGATTGGCAAACGACACTCCTATGGAACAGAATTATTTCTCGAACAAAAGCAAGTCGCAGACTATTTCGGAACATTGAGCGTGTCGTTTTCAAAAACTGAGATGAAAGATTCGCGAATTCCACCAATGAAACGTTGGTACACATCAGAATTTGATTATCCTGTTATCCTCACTGCGCTTGGAGGAAAGGTGGTGAAAGGTGTTCGTGATTGGTGCGATAACGCTCCGTTCTACATAAAATATCCTTCGTACATTTTTCCATTTTCGAACGAAATGGAAATCAGTTTTAAATTTCGATATCAATCGGGAAGACCATACACGCCGCTCGAATACGTATTGTGGAAACAAAACAGAGAAGGCGGAGTACATTGGTCACCAGGCGCGTGGGTTTCCAGTAAGAAAGAAAATTCCGTTCGTTATCCCGATTACAGTCGCTTGGATTTTCAGTGGTTAAGCAGATACAATCATTCCGGGTACAACATCAACGTGTACATCGCGATGATGAATATCTTCAACACAAAAAATGTTTTCTATGAAAATCACCGCAGCGATGGAACAATAGAAACAGTTTACCAGTTTGCGTTTTTCCCCGTTGCAGGAGTGGAAGTTGAGTTTTGA
- a CDS encoding DedA family protein, protein MTALHQNQNYKIMRMLIIFAFFFCKCSIETLAQQTTLTREILEQHLTEHSSLNEQIGTISNMFKESLGSERTRVIVMDFTTNRKEISLLGNYIRRTIGKTIGTNDKYEIVDQVLVLKEIAVKKLPLGVSLPTTRVYSFAEMFLFTDAVITGSVEFDGTVCKISAQLYSEDALITSYNAKCTSDDILKQSVLQLTNNYPEELLIAQKENPAPSFFVYYTEKLIEKLENLEPFWIYFIVSFIAFIENVFPPFPSDAIVVFGGFLVGVGKVKYWLLLLGSTIGSTLGFMLAYYIGVKCSTTKISSLKIRYVPVDALLKVGAWFSKFGYTLIVVNRFLAGTRAVISFFAGLSGLPLLTTTILSFLSALAWNALLLYAGTSLGKNWQVALEYIGQYSNAMFNVLITIAVISIVVYLWKINKKNNKQQNEEKTS, encoded by the coding sequence ATGACAGCACTTCACCAAAATCAGAACTATAAAATTATGCGCATGCTCATCATATTCGCATTTTTCTTTTGCAAGTGTTCCATTGAAACACTTGCACAACAAACAACTCTCACAAGAGAAATTCTTGAACAACATTTGACCGAACATTCTTCGTTGAATGAACAAATCGGAACAATATCGAATATGTTCAAAGAAAGTTTAGGAAGTGAACGAACCCGCGTCATCGTAATGGATTTTACAACGAACCGTAAAGAAATATCGCTCCTCGGAAATTATATACGCAGAACAATCGGAAAAACAATCGGAACAAACGATAAATACGAAATAGTTGACCAAGTTCTTGTCCTCAAAGAAATTGCTGTAAAAAAATTACCGTTAGGAGTATCACTTCCTACTACTCGCGTTTATTCATTTGCCGAAATGTTTTTATTTACTGATGCAGTTATTACAGGTTCGGTGGAATTCGATGGAACAGTATGCAAAATATCTGCTCAATTGTACTCCGAAGATGCTCTCATAACTTCGTATAACGCAAAATGTACTTCCGACGATATACTCAAACAGTCAGTATTGCAATTGACAAATAATTATCCGGAAGAATTACTCATTGCGCAAAAAGAAAACCCTGCTCCATCGTTCTTCGTGTATTACACGGAAAAGTTAATTGAAAAACTCGAAAATTTGGAACCCTTCTGGATTTACTTTATCGTTTCATTCATTGCATTTATTGAAAACGTGTTTCCACCATTTCCAAGCGACGCCATTGTCGTTTTCGGAGGATTTCTTGTTGGTGTTGGAAAAGTGAAATATTGGCTCCTTCTTCTTGGTTCAACCATCGGCAGCACTCTTGGATTTATGCTTGCATATTATATCGGAGTAAAATGTTCGACGACAAAAATTTCCTCATTGAAAATTCGTTACGTTCCTGTTGACGCATTGCTGAAAGTAGGCGCATGGTTCTCCAAATTCGGATACACATTAATTGTCGTGAACAGATTTTTAGCAGGAACAAGAGCAGTGATTTCATTTTTTGCTGGTCTATCAGGTTTACCGTTGTTAACAACAACCATCTTAAGTTTTCTCAGCGCGTTAGCGTGGAATGCGCTTTTGCTTTACGCTGGAACCAGTTTAGGGAAAAACTGGCAAGTCGCGCTTGAATACATCGGACAATATAGTAACGCAATGTTCAATGTTCTTATTACTATCGCGGTTATCAGTATCGTTGTCTATCTTTGGAAAATCAACAAAAAAAATAACAAACAACAAAACGAAGAGAAAACTTCGTAG
- the lnt gene encoding apolipoprotein N-acyltransferase: protein MNRGKNNLKNITSNNIQRDYLFCIFSGIVFGISFPPNSVGIQALFAFVPLLLVLLNAKNHLHAFRYAYVMLFVCSLISMYWIGGFTHGRDNYLLLAGGLLLFVHPIFYFLPIAAFTFIRKNLNQNIALFSFPFLWISNEYFRAHTDFAFPWLTIGNTQTYDLSLIQIASIVGVYGISFIILLINCVIVFVFRNITTRQWKTISWQSGMCILFIICLYGIPKFIGNKILEEHSNNEKQTHTIRVAIVQPNIDPWEKWQNTIDFQMDVLLKMSNEVSAFKPDLLVYPETAIPSYILLPNNEQSLSQLKSFVHKNRIALFTGIPDVKYFDDSTFAPSSSKIFSESRMRYNTYNSSMLLKPNSNEIQTCAKSILVPFAERVPYADYFSFSKLFEWGIGISGWGKGTDSTIFNFTTTTGKIIHFANLICFESVFPQLATKFAKNGADFFTVITNDSWWGNTSGVYQHLRFGIFRAIENRKWLVRCANSGISCFIDPYGRIYYSTDFNTQQVIMKEISLSNEKTFYNEHSDWFTLWNVIIASLLLAIAFTKKYLFNEKIIH from the coding sequence ATGAATCGTGGGAAAAACAACTTGAAAAATATAACATCAAATAATATTCAACGCGATTATTTGTTCTGTATTTTTTCCGGCATTGTTTTCGGAATTTCATTCCCACCAAATTCTGTAGGCATACAAGCATTGTTCGCGTTTGTTCCGCTTCTTCTCGTTTTACTGAACGCAAAAAATCATCTTCATGCATTTCGATATGCTTATGTGATGTTGTTTGTGTGTAGTTTAATTTCAATGTACTGGATTGGAGGATTCACCCACGGACGCGATAATTATTTACTGCTTGCAGGAGGTTTGCTGTTATTCGTTCATCCGATTTTTTACTTTCTCCCTATTGCCGCATTTACTTTCATTCGCAAAAATTTGAATCAGAACATCGCTTTGTTCTCGTTTCCATTCCTTTGGATATCAAACGAATATTTTCGAGCGCATACCGATTTTGCTTTTCCTTGGCTCACGATTGGAAACACTCAAACGTATGATCTTTCGTTGATACAAATCGCTTCTATTGTTGGCGTGTACGGAATTTCTTTTATCATTTTACTCATCAATTGCGTCATAGTTTTTGTTTTCAGAAATATTACAACACGACAATGGAAAACGATTTCCTGGCAAAGTGGAATGTGCATTCTTTTTATTATCTGTCTGTACGGAATTCCAAAATTCATTGGCAATAAAATTTTAGAAGAACACTCAAACAATGAAAAACAAACTCATACAATTCGAGTCGCGATTGTTCAACCGAATATTGATCCTTGGGAAAAATGGCAGAACACTATCGATTTTCAAATGGACGTGTTGCTGAAAATGAGCAATGAAGTTTCTGCGTTCAAACCTGATTTACTTGTTTATCCCGAAACAGCGATTCCATCGTATATTTTGTTGCCAAACAATGAGCAAAGTTTATCGCAATTGAAATCGTTTGTTCATAAAAACAGAATCGCATTGTTCACAGGAATTCCCGATGTGAAATATTTCGATGATTCAACGTTCGCACCATCAAGCAGTAAAATATTTTCAGAATCACGAATGCGATACAATACGTACAATTCATCAATGTTGTTAAAACCAAACTCCAATGAAATTCAAACGTGCGCGAAATCCATTCTTGTACCATTTGCTGAACGAGTTCCCTATGCCGATTATTTTTCATTCTCCAAATTGTTTGAATGGGGAATCGGAATTTCAGGTTGGGGAAAAGGTACCGATTCGACAATTTTTAATTTCACAACAACCACCGGAAAAATAATTCATTTTGCTAATCTTATATGTTTTGAATCCGTGTTTCCGCAACTTGCAACGAAGTTTGCGAAGAACGGCGCAGATTTTTTTACGGTGATTACGAACGACAGTTGGTGGGGAAATACGTCCGGCGTGTATCAGCATTTACGTTTCGGAATTTTTCGCGCAATTGAAAATCGCAAATGGCTCGTGCGCTGTGCAAACTCAGGAATTTCCTGCTTCATTGACCCGTACGGAAGGATATACTACTCAACTGATTTCAACACTCAGCAAGTGATAATGAAAGAAATTTCTCTTTCCAACGAAAAAACTTTTTACAATGAACACAGCGATTGGTTTACGTTGTGGAATGTGATTATTGCTTCATTACTATTAGCAATAGCATTTACAAAGAAATATTTATTCAACGAAAAAATCATCCATTGA